A genomic region of Blattabacterium cuenoti contains the following coding sequences:
- the dapA gene encoding 4-hydroxy-tetrahydrodipicolinate synthase: MKKLYGTGVALVTPFKEDGKVDFNGLQRLVKYVLDNNVDYLVALGTTAETATLNNEERCDIVKCIQNANYKQLPLILGIGGNNTKDVIKEINSIKNLSDFYAILSVSPYYNTPSQEGIYQHFKSIVNCTEGDIILYNVPKRTGSNIIPETVLRLAYDFNNIIGIKEASGNILQSYKIIKHKPENFSVISGDDFITLPVILGGGEGVISVIAQGFPDKISKMISFARDNNVKKAFSIFYKIIKIIDLIYEEGNPTGIKTFLDVIGICDPYVRLPLLVGTKILREKMLYFLEQINKISD, from the coding sequence ATGAAAAAATTATATGGAACAGGTGTAGCGTTAGTTACTCCTTTTAAAGAGGATGGAAAAGTTGACTTCAATGGACTTCAAAGGCTTGTAAAATATGTTTTGGATAATAATGTTGATTATCTGGTTGCATTGGGGACTACAGCAGAAACAGCTACATTAAACAATGAAGAAAGATGTGATATTGTAAAATGCATTCAAAATGCTAATTATAAACAACTTCCTTTAATATTGGGAATCGGAGGAAATAATACGAAAGATGTTATAAAAGAAATAAATAGCATAAAAAACTTATCAGATTTTTATGCTATTCTTTCAGTATCTCCTTATTATAATACTCCCTCTCAGGAGGGAATATATCAACATTTCAAATCTATTGTAAATTGTACAGAGGGAGATATTATTCTATATAATGTTCCTAAAAGAACAGGATCTAATATTATACCGGAGACTGTTTTACGTTTAGCTTATGATTTTAATAATATAATTGGGATAAAAGAAGCTTCTGGAAATATTTTACAATCTTATAAAATTATTAAGCATAAACCAGAAAATTTTAGTGTCATATCAGGAGACGATTTTATAACTTTGCCTGTTATATTAGGTGGAGGAGAAGGTGTGATTTCCGTCATTGCTCAAGGATTTCCTGATAAAATTTCTAAGATGATATCTTTTGCAAGGGATAATAATGTGAAAAAAGCTTTTTCTATTTTTTATAAAATTATTAAAATAATAGATCTTATTTATGAAGAAGGGAATCCTACAGGGATTAAAACTTTTTTAGATGTAATAGGAATATGTGATCCATATGTTAGATTACCATTATTAGTTGGAACTAAAATTTTAAGAGAAAAAATGTTGTATTTTTTAGAACAAATTAATAAAATAAGTGATTGA
- a CDS encoding RNA recognition motif domain-containing protein, whose amino-acid sequence MDNTKLYVGNLSYDMTEQELKKYFESVGEVTHAKIIFDESTSSRRSKGFGFIEMSNEENAKQAIEKLNGTEFMGRNIIVSAARPRAKRDY is encoded by the coding sequence ATGGACAATACGAAACTATACGTAGGGAATTTATCTTATGATATGACAGAACAAGAATTGAAAAAATATTTTGAATCTGTGGGAGAAGTTACTCATGCAAAGATAATTTTTGATGAATCTACATCAAGCAGAAGAAGTAAAGGATTTGGATTTATAGAGATGTCTAATGAAGAAAACGCTAAACAAGCTATAGAAAAATTGAATGGAACAGAATTTATGGGTAGAAATATTATTGTATCTGCAGCTAGGCCGAGAGCAAAAAGAGATTATTAG
- the pncB gene encoding nicotinate phosphoribosyltransferase has product MNNFSIISSLLDNDFYKFTMQNAVIKLFPLAKAKYEFINRGQHSFPKNFDKILKENLNKMAYLKLSNEERIFLEKNCPYLDSSYLDFLNKYQYNPKEVNIFQRGENIQMHIEGLWSRTILWEVPLMAIISELYYKLTKRQKISEKKITSITKEKLNKYKKLQVKIGEFGTRRRFSYKVHKLVLKTLTEEGTPFFMGSSNVHLSHIFSKKPIGTQGHEWVMFHAAKYGFRIADRIAMENWFNIYKGNLGIALSDTYTSPIFFKNFNKQFSNIFKGIRHDSGDPIFFTKETIKHYKKFKINPIRKKIIFSDNLDPCKVAYISSFCKNKINTCFGIGTNFTNDVGLPSMKIVIKMVKALPEKKWISVVKLSNIKEKSTGEKNMICFAKKILHI; this is encoded by the coding sequence ATGAATAATTTTTCTATTATATCATCATTATTGGATAATGATTTTTATAAATTTACAATGCAAAATGCTGTAATTAAGTTATTTCCATTAGCAAAAGCTAAATATGAATTTATAAATAGAGGACAACATTCTTTTCCTAAAAATTTTGATAAAATTCTGAAAGAAAATTTAAATAAAATGGCTTATTTAAAACTTTCAAATGAAGAAAGGATTTTTTTAGAAAAAAATTGTCCTTATTTAGATTCTTCTTATTTAGATTTTTTAAATAAATACCAATATAATCCAAAAGAAGTAAATATTTTTCAAAGAGGAGAAAATATACAAATGCATATAGAAGGACTATGGAGTCGGACTATATTATGGGAAGTTCCTTTGATGGCCATTATATCTGAATTATATTATAAATTAACAAAAAGACAGAAAATATCAGAAAAAAAAATTACAAGTATAACAAAAGAAAAATTAAATAAATATAAAAAATTACAAGTAAAAATTGGAGAATTTGGAACTAGAAGAAGATTTTCTTATAAAGTACATAAATTAGTTCTAAAAACGTTAACAGAAGAAGGGACCCCATTTTTTATGGGAAGCAGTAATGTTCATCTTTCTCATATTTTTTCAAAAAAACCAATAGGGACACAAGGACACGAATGGGTCATGTTTCATGCAGCAAAATATGGATTTCGTATAGCAGATCGCATAGCAATGGAAAATTGGTTTAATATTTATAAAGGGAATTTAGGAATAGCTTTATCTGACACATATACTTCTCCAATTTTTTTCAAAAATTTTAATAAACAATTTTCAAATATTTTTAAGGGAATTAGACATGATAGTGGAGATCCCATTTTTTTCACTAAAGAAACAATAAAACATTACAAAAAATTTAAAATAAATCCTATAAGAAAAAAAATCATATTTTCAGATAATCTTGATCCATGTAAAGTCGCTTATATTTCTTCTTTCTGTAAAAATAAAATAAACACTTGTTTTGGTATAGGAACCAATTTTACTAATGATGTAGGTTTACCTTCTATGAAAATTGTTATAAAAATGGTAAAAGCTCTTCCAGAAAAAAAATGGATATCAGTGGTAAAACTTTCAAATATAAAAGAAAAATCTACAGGAGAAAAAAATATGATTTGTTTTGCTAAAAAAATTCTTCATATATAA